A region of the Microcystis aeruginosa FD4 genome:
ATATAATGGGAATCCGTGCCTAAATATATATAGGGGTTTTCAGAGAAATTAACGAGCGTTTGCGGCAAGGATTAAAGCTGGTTTGGTTAGACTAACTTGATCAGTCCCTTTGAGGAGAGAAAAGTTATGGCTGAGTCAAAAAGCTGGGATTTTCAGAGATTTTGGCAAACTCTAGACTATTTTGATAGTATTCCCCTATGGAGTTGTCTGCAAAAGCGGCTCGGTTTCGGGGAAGATAAAAAAAATCAGCTAACAAATGAGCCAGGGATGAAGACTATATTAGTCATTGGTGGGGAAAATGCGATCGGTAGAAAGGTAATCCCGCAACTACAGCAGCAAAACTATCAAATTCGCGCTTTAGTCGATAATATCGAGTCTGCACGTCAATTATTGGCTGAAAATGTCGATTTATTTGCTCTGCAAACCCCGCAATTATTCACAGGGATTGAGAGAATTATCTACTGTCAAGGGGAGAATAACCGCCATAGTTTAGCTAATCTACTCGATTTATTGAAAAATACGGGGATAAACGCCGAAAAAACCCTCTTTGACTTTAGCAATCCCAGCAGTGATATAAAAGAAATCTGGGGTGCGGTGGATGATGTGGTAATGGGAGGAGTGAGTGAGAGTCAGATAACCCTAACCGGAGGACGAGCGCTCTTTTCCGGTATCGTTAGAACCGAAAATAACGGCGGTTTTGCCTCAGTTCGTACCAGAAACCTGAATCCTCCCCTAAATTTATCTAACTACGAGGGAATAGAATTACAGGTAGAAGGGGACGGAAAACGCTATAAATTAATTCTGCGTTGTGAGGGACGTTGGGACGGCATCGGTTACTGTTATTCTTTTGATACACTTGATCGCATCCTGCAAAAGATTTCTATTCCCTTTGGCGATTTAATCCCAGTGCTGCGGGCCAAAACGATGGGAGATGCAGCACCCTTTGATAGCAGTAGCGTCTATGCTTTGCAGTTAATGCAGAGTAAATTCGAGTACGATGGGGCCTTAAATCCCCGTTTCTCCCCGGGGTTATTTGCTTTAGAAATTGTCACAATTAAAGCCTACGGTGGCAAAAACCGCTTAATTATCGTTAAAGAAGGAGAAATCGCCGAAAAAAGCCTTTTAGATGCCAGTGGTTATCCCTACGAAGCGATCGATTCTGCCGAGATTTTCGCTAAACTTAATTAATTTAAAAAAGCTTGCATCTCAAGTTACACAACAGAACATCGGGTTAAGATCATGACTATCGGGAGCATAATTAAGGAGGTATGTTCATGAATGGACAGAATCCCTACGAACAACTTGGGGTTACTGAAGAATCGTCTTTTGAAGAAATTCAAGAGGCCAAACAAAGACTGGTGCAACAGTATCAGAATGATAGCAAAATTGTCGAATCGATCGAGGCGGCCTACGATTCCGTCCTCATGGATCGACTGCGGATGCGACAGGAAGGTAGGATTAAAGTACCCGATCGCATTCGTTTTCCTGAACGTCTGACGATTCCGGTGGAAAGTAAACCGGTTACTAGCAGCAAATCTCCTAACTGGTGGCGAAGCTTAATCGATACACCTTCTGCACAGGATATCGGTGTACCAGCAGTGATTTACGCTTGTTTAGGAGCAATAACCCTGTTAGTTCCCGATCCCAGTGGCTCCCTTTTACCGCTGCTCTTAGCTTTTGGCGTTTTCGTTAATATCTATTTTTTCAACCGCAAAGAAAAACGTTTTGGCCGCGCCTTACTATTCACTCTCGCTGGTTTAGTGCTAGGAGTCGCTCTGGGAGCGGGATTAGCCAGTTTAGCGGCCAAGGCTGATTTGAATATTTTCGGCGATCGCCAAATTTATGCGCTCGTCACTTTTGTGATCTTTTGGGTGATTAGTAGTTTTTTCCGTTAACCAATCGCTCGCAGCGAGCTTAAGATCACGTCCACTGCTTCGCCAAGGTTATTGACGATATAATCAGGCTCGTAGCTTTCTAAACGGGAACGGCTGCGAATCCCCGATAATACGCCAATAACCTTAATATTTTGGCTCTTAGCCGCGGCAATATCCGCTTCCGTATCCCCCACCATCCAAGTATCGGCAGCCGCCGGCAGCTCCTTAGCGGCCTTAGCCATAAGTAGGGTTTTGTCGCGTACGTCGTTGGTTTTGGTGTAATTATTATTTAGACAATAACGACGATTAGCGGCGAAAAAACGACCGATATCGTGGCGATTAAAGGCATGATCTAGCTCAGATACCCGCCGCATCGTCATCACGACTAAATCGATCTTTAACTCTTGGATTTTCTGGAGAGTTTCCAAAGAACCAACCACCGGGCGATCGTGGACAAGATAGGGTAAAGTATGAACAGTTTGACGACGAAGATGGGCAAATTTACGGGACTGATCTTCATCTAATCCTGACATTTCCCCGATACGCTTCTCAGAAACCTGATCCCGTTTTAACTGCCAGAACTCCGCTTTCGATAATTCCCCAATAATTTGACCTTTATAGGCGGTTTTCTGTAAACAGTATTGATAAACCTGGTAATATCGCTCCGATACGTCCATTATCGGTCCGTCAAAGTCGCTAATTAGTCTCAACATCGTTCTAATACTTCTCGCTTTATTAATTTTTATATACAAGTTACCCTAGAGTCTTGACAATGACAAGAGTTTTGTCAGGAAAAAAATTAGGGAAGTGGGGTGTGGGGTGTGGGGTGTGGGGAGGTGAGGAAGTGGGGAAGTGGGGAAGTGGGGTGTGGGGTGTGGGGAGGTGGGGAAGTGGGGAAATTTCAACTAAAACCCTAAAACCCTAAAACCCTAAAACCCCAACCCCTAAAACCCCAACCCCTAAAACCCTAAAACCCCAACCCCTCACTGATTACTGATTACTGATCACTGATCACTGATCACTGATCACTGATGCTTCCCCTTCCCTAGTCTGGACGGTTAGCTTAAAATAAATATAAGGATATGTAAACTTTCGTAACTATCTCGCCAATTGGCTAACCAATGATCCCAACAACTTCTTTATTCGCACCCGTTGACGATGATCTCCGTCTTTTGACCGATAACTTAAAAAATCTCGTCGGCGCTCGTCATCCCATTTTAGCGGCGGCAGCAGAACATTTGTTCGAGGCCGGTGGTAAACGCGTTCGACCGGCGATCGTGTTGCTGGTATCTCGCGCTACCATGTTAGAGCGGGATATTACTCCCCGTCATCGTCGATTAGCGGAAATCACGGAGATGATCCACACTGCCAGTCTCGTCCATGATGATGTGGTAGATGAGGCGGAATTGCGGCGCAGTGTTCCCACCGTTAACAGTTTATTTGACAATCGCGTGGCGGTTTTAGCGGGGGATTTCCTTTTCGCTCAATCCTCTTGGTATCTAGCTAATTTAGATAATTTAGAAGTGGTAAAATTGCTCTCGGAAGTGATTCGCGATTTTGCTGAAGGGGAAATTCAACAGGGAATTAATCGCTTTGATACCAGTATCTCCCTGGAAGCTTATCTAGAAAAAAGTTACTACAAAACTGCTTCTTTAATTGCCAACAGTGCCAAAGCAGCTGGGGTATTAAGCGAGCAATCCGCTGAAGTTAATCGTCATTTATATAATTATGGTCGTGATCTAGGATTAGCTTTTCAAATCGTCGATGATATTCTCGATTTTACCTCTCCCACGGAAGTATTAGGAAAACCCTCTGGCTCCGATTTGATCAGTGGTAATATCACTGCTCCCGCTCTCTTTGCCATGGAGGAAAATCCCTATATAGAAGTTTTAATTGAACGGGAATTTAGTCAGGAAGGAGACATCGAAAAAGCTCTTGATTTTATTCACTCTAGCCAAGGTATTCCTCGCTCAAAAGAATTAGCCGATCAGTATGGACAAAGTGCCTTAAAACACCTTGACTGTTTAGCTTCTTCTCCCTCAAAAGATGTGTTAATCGAGCTAGTGGATTACGTTTTGAGCCGAATTTATTAGGGAATAATAGTTCTCGCCGTAGCAATAGTCCAAGCATCGACTAATAATAAAAATAGGGTGAGAGTAAAGAGAATTCCATACATCCAAGGCTGAGAAAGGGGGCGAATATCAGTCATATCCAAGTTAGTTTTTTCCTCGATTATTTTGACCATGCGATTAAATCCCACTACTCGCATCGGCAATAAATAGGCTTTTTCTGAAGAGCGATCAAGGAAATAATAAACTAAACCACCCTGTCCTGTACTGCGACATTTAAGTTCTTTTATATCTGTCCAATTTAACCACCAACCAGAGCGAAGAAAAGCGGGAAACCATTGGGGATAGGTAACTTGTATCCCTGTCTCTGATAAAATCACTCTTTCACTTAAAGCTCCGTATAAAGCGATTAATCCTAAGCTAATTCCTACCCAAAGAAAATTGGGACTAACGGGGGAATTAGTGACTTTTGCTAAAAAGGGTAAGGGGATGGTTAACGCCACATATAAACTTAATAAAGTTACCCTAATTATTGGTGATATCCGAAAAGTTATTGTCTCGTTCATTTGATAACCTTAATCAGTAAACAGTAAACAGTAATCAGTAAACAGTAATCAGTAATCAGTAATCAGTGAAAAGAAGGCTGCGAACTTGCCACCTAATAAGCTGTTGACTATCTAAATTACTCGTTGAGACTGCACCAGAGTTGGGAGCAGGGAGCAGGGAGAGGAAGTTTGAGCATTTGTACTAAAATCTCCAATAGGCAGTTTAAATTCAGTACAGCTTACTTTACACTTTAATACTTAATACTGTTCACTGAAAACTCAAAACTGATAACTGATAACTGATAACTGATAACTGAACGGAGATTTTCACCTCGATCGCCGGTGATTGTTTGACCGTAAACTGTTATTCTAGGCATTAGGGGCG
Encoded here:
- a CDS encoding CIA30 family protein, which produces MAESKSWDFQRFWQTLDYFDSIPLWSCLQKRLGFGEDKKNQLTNEPGMKTILVIGGENAIGRKVIPQLQQQNYQIRALVDNIESARQLLAENVDLFALQTPQLFTGIERIIYCQGENNRHSLANLLDLLKNTGINAEKTLFDFSNPSSDIKEIWGAVDDVVMGGVSESQITLTGGRALFSGIVRTENNGGFASVRTRNLNPPLNLSNYEGIELQVEGDGKRYKLILRCEGRWDGIGYCYSFDTLDRILQKISIPFGDLIPVLRAKTMGDAAPFDSSSVYALQLMQSKFEYDGALNPRFSPGLFALEIVTIKAYGGKNRLIIVKEGEIAEKSLLDASGYPYEAIDSAEIFAKLN
- a CDS encoding HAD family hydrolase is translated as MLRLISDFDGPIMDVSERYYQVYQYCLQKTAYKGQIIGELSKAEFWQLKRDQVSEKRIGEMSGLDEDQSRKFAHLRRQTVHTLPYLVHDRPVVGSLETLQKIQELKIDLVVMTMRRVSELDHAFNRHDIGRFFAANRRYCLNNNYTKTNDVRDKTLLMAKAAKELPAAADTWMVGDTEADIAAAKSQNIKVIGVLSGIRSRSRLESYEPDYIVNNLGEAVDVILSSLRAIG
- a CDS encoding CPP1-like family protein; translated protein: MNGQNPYEQLGVTEESSFEEIQEAKQRLVQQYQNDSKIVESIEAAYDSVLMDRLRMRQEGRIKVPDRIRFPERLTIPVESKPVTSSKSPNWWRSLIDTPSAQDIGVPAVIYACLGAITLLVPDPSGSLLPLLLAFGVFVNIYFFNRKEKRFGRALLFTLAGLVLGVALGAGLASLAAKADLNIFGDRQIYALVTFVIFWVISSFFR
- the sds gene encoding solanesyl diphosphate synthase, encoding MIPTTSLFAPVDDDLRLLTDNLKNLVGARHPILAAAAEHLFEAGGKRVRPAIVLLVSRATMLERDITPRHRRLAEITEMIHTASLVHDDVVDEAELRRSVPTVNSLFDNRVAVLAGDFLFAQSSWYLANLDNLEVVKLLSEVIRDFAEGEIQQGINRFDTSISLEAYLEKSYYKTASLIANSAKAAGVLSEQSAEVNRHLYNYGRDLGLAFQIVDDILDFTSPTEVLGKPSGSDLISGNITAPALFAMEENPYIEVLIEREFSQEGDIEKALDFIHSSQGIPRSKELADQYGQSALKHLDCLASSPSKDVLIELVDYVLSRIY